In Aridibaculum aurantiacum, the following proteins share a genomic window:
- a CDS encoding GNAT family N-acetyltransferase, which yields MISFSPLTPADAPLLAQIGGTSLLESHGHSQPIEIMQAYVNRSFNEKACRAELENEQNIFSAVYYNNQPAGYYKIIYKFPHPAVSLKGVTKLERLYLLKEFYDLKLGHHLLEQAIKQSKAAGDKGMWLEVWTGNDRAIRFYQKKGFEMVGETEFRLTATHTNPAWVMLLQYE from the coding sequence ATGATCTCATTTTCACCTTTAACACCAGCCGACGCGCCTTTGCTTGCTCAGATCGGTGGAACCAGTTTATTGGAATCGCATGGGCATAGTCAACCAATAGAAATTATGCAGGCTTATGTAAACAGGAGTTTCAACGAAAAAGCCTGCCGTGCAGAATTAGAAAATGAGCAGAATATTTTCTCGGCTGTTTATTATAACAATCAACCTGCAGGATATTATAAGATCATCTACAAATTTCCTCATCCTGCAGTTTCCTTAAAAGGAGTAACCAAACTGGAACGTCTTTACTTGCTAAAGGAATTCTATGACCTGAAGCTGGGGCATCATCTACTTGAACAGGCCATCAAGCAATCTAAGGCAGCAGGCGATAAGGGTATGTGGCTGGAAGTCTGGACGGGTAATGATCGGGCCATTCGTTTCTACCAAAAGAAAGGATTTGAAATGGTCGGTGAAACTGAATTCAGGTTGACTGCTACGCACACCAATCCGGCATGGGTAATGCTGCTACAATACGAGTAG
- a CDS encoding DoxX family protein, translating to MSISSRLDQLHAEARGNRWLHYFANFTRLALAFGFITSGTVKIIGERFASGLSVNHPMGQYLEALHHTGFYYTFIGYAQVLAAILLLFRRTVLLGALIYFPIILNICILSHAVRFEGSILTSPLMVLASLFLICWNYDKLKHILPFGAPGTNPPPKQSELSNKFPARFFAGVVATVAVIILFIQFGFDIMPRNSSKDCMTQFENTNRTTAGAQFCDCIHNQGQPLDTCLVEYYQTPDDVVDSK from the coding sequence ATGAGCATCTCTTCAAGGTTGGATCAACTTCATGCTGAAGCAAGAGGAAACCGGTGGCTACACTACTTTGCCAACTTTACTCGCCTTGCACTTGCCTTTGGCTTTATCACTTCTGGTACGGTAAAGATTATAGGCGAAAGATTTGCTTCAGGTCTTTCTGTTAATCATCCCATGGGTCAATATTTAGAGGCATTACATCACACAGGCTTTTACTATACATTCATTGGTTATGCTCAAGTGCTAGCTGCCATCCTGCTACTGTTTCGCCGTACGGTATTGCTTGGTGCGCTCATCTATTTTCCTATCATCCTCAATATTTGTATCCTTTCACACGCAGTGCGATTTGAAGGATCAATTCTTACGTCGCCGCTTATGGTATTGGCTTCATTGTTCCTCATCTGTTGGAACTATGACAAACTAAAACACATCCTTCCATTTGGAGCACCTGGTACTAATCCTCCTCCTAAGCAAAGTGAACTAAGCAACAAGTTTCCTGCGAGGTTCTTTGCTGGCGTAGTGGCAACAGTTGCAGTTATCATCTTGTTTATACAATTTGGTTTCGACATTATGCCGCGCAATAGTTCGAAGGATTGCATGACGCAATTTGAAAATACTAACAGAACCACGGCAGGCGCACAATTCTGCGATTGCATCCACAACCAGGGCCAGCCGCTGGATACATGCCTGGTAGAATATTATCAGACACCTGATGATGTGGTAGATAGTAAATAG
- a CDS encoding DUF4241 domain-containing protein: MRYIFIALAFFACKIGAPKNDTPISTEKLDTITSTPPAIIAQPALFEKAFIKGTTEKGRTQDINLYGVTIGKLKITTGRIVACDPLHIDEYGLPFTQVFPTGEFPVQLSIAGVEGEEMVAFARIKFSDEPVVKWELALLEGQKPLPVGDEEIHGYGVDAGVGIFMDQDAIKGLNPKQIWEMESKHELFKEMDKHYHPDWRYTMYSFGSYNLAAFTTGVGDGRYATYIGYDAAGNPCRLTTDFKLFDWKNK, from the coding sequence ATGAGATACATTTTTATTGCTCTGGCATTTTTTGCTTGCAAAATAGGTGCACCAAAAAACGATACGCCTATTTCAACCGAAAAACTTGACACCATCACTTCTACACCGCCAGCTATCATAGCACAGCCTGCTCTTTTTGAAAAAGCATTTATAAAAGGAACGACAGAAAAAGGAAGAACACAGGATATCAATTTGTACGGTGTGACGATCGGGAAATTGAAGATCACTACAGGACGTATAGTTGCTTGCGACCCGCTTCATATAGATGAGTATGGACTTCCTTTTACGCAGGTTTTTCCAACCGGCGAATTTCCCGTTCAGCTTTCTATTGCTGGTGTGGAAGGTGAAGAAATGGTTGCTTTTGCGAGAATCAAATTCAGCGATGAACCAGTTGTAAAATGGGAGCTGGCACTGCTTGAAGGACAGAAGCCGCTACCCGTTGGCGATGAAGAGATACATGGTTATGGTGTAGATGCAGGCGTCGGCATTTTTATGGACCAGGATGCAATCAAAGGTTTAAATCCAAAGCAGATATGGGAGATGGAAAGCAAGCATGAACTGTTTAAAGAGATGGATAAACATTACCATCCTGATTGGCGCTATACAATGTACAGTTTTGGTTCGTACAACCTGGCTGCATTTACTACCGGTGTTGGTGATGGCAGGTATGCCACCTATATTGGTTATGATGCAGCAGGAAATCCATGCAGGCTCACAACAGACTTTAAGCTATTTGACTGGAAGAATAAATAA
- a CDS encoding helix-turn-helix domain-containing protein: MSIGQIILIIVSGLGIFHGLFTAVLLWSTKAPNPLSNKLLSAVMVVLSLRVGKSVIMAFVDRFPMLYVYLGLCLMLFIGPLFLIYAKTVLQKNFALSKKELLHFVPAVVFIALGFPMQQFGFRNLPEYIAIFCFLFFYIHFLSYILFSWLKVIKAAESTTETKAWVNILTIGLSTIWFEYVLNLFEERVPYILGPIVYSVTVYVITFLAYKHKYLSAINTVKYKTTGLSESETENLFATADELVQKEALYLDSNLTLAILSKRLKSSSQKLSMAINIRSGSNFNEYVNRYRIAHAEGLLKDPALANMSIAAIAYECGFNSLSSFNTAFKKINGRTPSMFRNAMA, encoded by the coding sequence ATGAGTATAGGCCAGATTATATTGATAATTGTAAGCGGCTTGGGCATCTTCCATGGCTTGTTCACCGCTGTTCTACTTTGGAGTACAAAAGCACCTAACCCGCTATCAAACAAGTTGCTAAGTGCTGTCATGGTTGTTCTTTCGCTCAGGGTGGGTAAGTCTGTTATTATGGCTTTCGTAGATCGCTTCCCGATGCTTTACGTTTACCTCGGCTTATGCCTTATGCTATTCATCGGGCCGCTATTCCTGATTTACGCAAAAACTGTTTTACAAAAGAACTTTGCGCTTAGCAAAAAGGAGCTATTGCATTTCGTACCCGCTGTTGTCTTCATTGCCCTTGGTTTCCCGATGCAGCAATTTGGTTTCAGGAACCTGCCGGAGTATATCGCCATTTTCTGCTTCCTGTTTTTCTATATCCATTTTCTCTCTTACATCTTATTCTCTTGGCTTAAGGTAATAAAGGCAGCAGAAAGTACAACAGAAACCAAGGCATGGGTGAATATCCTCACCATTGGTTTGTCGACCATCTGGTTTGAATATGTCCTGAACCTTTTTGAAGAACGCGTTCCCTATATTTTAGGACCAATTGTTTATTCAGTTACTGTGTATGTTATCACCTTTCTTGCATACAAGCATAAGTACCTGTCAGCCATCAACACGGTTAAGTACAAGACAACCGGCCTGTCTGAAAGCGAAACTGAAAACCTATTTGCAACTGCAGATGAACTGGTACAAAAGGAAGCTTTATACCTTGACTCAAATCTTACGCTGGCTATCTTAAGTAAAAGGTTGAAGTCAAGTAGCCAGAAATTATCAATGGCAATTAATATCCGTTCGGGTTCAAATTTCAATGAATATGTAAACCGGTATCGTATTGCACATGCAGAAGGTCTGCTGAAAGATCCAGCGCTGGCAAATATGAGTATTGCCGCTATTGCTTATGAATGTGGCTTCAATAGTTTGTCGTCTTTTAATACCGCGTTCAAGAAAATCAACGGCAGAACGCCTTCCATGTTTAGAAATGCAATGGCTTGA
- a CDS encoding extracellular catalytic domain type 1 short-chain-length polyhydroxyalkanoate depolymerase, which yields MNKSFLLVLLTLCVFQAFSQAKQFKVGDDRRRYIVYLPTGYHADSMKKYPLVFNFHGGGMTMTEQMFYSGMNKSADKNSFIAVYPQGINQDWNVGFETSYRHGTNDVGFVEKLLEYLVKQYRVDETAVYATGLSRGGFFCHRLAAELPGKIAAIASVGGLLPDSVVAFHTSKTPIPVMIIHGTADEVVKYEGKTGAYKSAAETYNYWKVLNNLSAAKETTTTIDRHRSDSTTVTTRTVGDGKAAVSLVSIVGGGHTLPGADAFNIGFPLGKTTREIEFNEITWNFFARYRRDK from the coding sequence ATGAACAAAAGCTTTCTACTGGTCTTGCTGACCTTGTGTGTATTCCAAGCCTTTTCGCAGGCTAAACAATTTAAAGTAGGTGACGATAGACGGAGGTATATCGTGTATCTGCCAACTGGTTACCATGCGGATTCGATGAAAAAATACCCGCTCGTTTTCAATTTTCATGGTGGCGGAATGACGATGACGGAGCAGATGTTTTACTCAGGCATGAACAAGTCAGCTGATAAAAACAGTTTCATTGCAGTGTATCCTCAAGGCATCAACCAGGACTGGAACGTGGGTTTTGAGACCTCGTACCGCCATGGGACGAATGATGTTGGCTTTGTAGAAAAGCTGCTGGAATACCTGGTAAAGCAGTACCGTGTAGATGAAACAGCGGTATATGCTACCGGCTTATCAAGAGGTGGCTTTTTCTGCCATAGGTTAGCTGCAGAGCTGCCGGGCAAAATTGCCGCCATAGCATCAGTAGGCGGATTGCTGCCGGATAGTGTGGTGGCTTTTCATACAAGCAAGACGCCCATTCCAGTCATGATCATTCATGGCACTGCAGATGAGGTAGTAAAGTATGAAGGTAAAACCGGTGCTTATAAATCTGCGGCTGAAACATATAACTACTGGAAAGTGCTCAACAATTTATCTGCAGCTAAAGAAACGACTACTACAATTGATAGGCATCGTAGCGATAGTACAACTGTTACCACCAGGACAGTAGGTGATGGTAAAGCTGCGGTTAGCCTTGTAAGTATAGTAGGAGGTGGTCATACATTGCCGGGTGCGGATGCTTTCAATATTGGTTTTCCTTTGGGTAAAACAACAAGGGAGATTGAGTTCAACGAGATCACCTGGAACTTCTTTGCCAGGTACAGGCGGGATAAGTAG
- a CDS encoding response regulator — MFNRHLIQKLKPYLSRHLLIIVGVVVLLFTLSVEYNWTEAIVQFFHRYQDSPVDDVVVALAIMSILLIGYNLRLNKQQKTVIEKQSQVEAVLQTTQDNLELVVANSSGIIYHCEPGGDFRILFISDNVTSILGYDREECLLSGWHSKHIHPEDKLRAKEEIDKLFKKGTHSITYRFKHQQGHWVWLRSEPKLIVDNAGNPTKLVGTFRDVTEEIVSAELMRQKNERFEYAFKASRDIIYDINIQDGTSWFSEELNRSFDYPVDNIIVNVEWWKSKVHPDDLPEFLELINAAYEAKKADWVAEYRFQKADGSYANILSRGFILYSPAGIPVRRVGSMSDITLLKQAEADLIAAKNKAEESVKARSEFLANMSHEIRTPLNGVIGMTELVLQSKLDLQQKHFLKNIQSSSKILLELINDILDFSKIDAGKLELSPINFSLRDEVSEALQGLGLKASLKDLELIFSIDQQVPDLLFGDALRLQQILTNLVSNAIKFTEQGEVIVQANLQTLHSNNEAVIHFRVSDTGIGIAPEKLTAIFNEFTQADNSTTREYGGTGLGLAITKRLVELLGGNVWVESKVGEGSTFHFTIQVTVQNTQIRSRFFADAALDGKRILIVEKNKNAGNHTLQLIQQFRMRGTVVSTGESAIFELKKAAQQKDPYCLVLLGITLAGKLDGFVTAREIIASNLLQNQRIIVVSMSHKKSDRERFAELGVHAFFSKPFSQSDLLDSIQSILLSGDQPAEQGVLILDKELAANKPAGSFRILVAEDNTINQEVAVNMLSRLGHSVTIANNGFEAVKAFEEEEFDIIFMDVQMPKINGYVATGKIRESEKDQDKHIHIIGLTANAMKGDKEKCIAMGMDDYLSKPARFDDFVQAIERFGNKQPGVIPRTNKQSYSPAAIMNLPALFDRLGKDEEIYCEFMNKIAEHINDTFDRLVQAAEDREQENIKYAAHSFRGLCANLEVSRVSEITIRIEKLAAERDFSEIDKCINVLNDIRAEALEYIEANKDVVLHDQYEFA, encoded by the coding sequence ATGTTTAACCGTCACCTGATCCAAAAACTAAAGCCATACTTATCAAGGCACCTTTTGATAATTGTGGGCGTGGTTGTACTCTTGTTTACCCTTTCGGTAGAGTACAATTGGACGGAGGCCATCGTGCAGTTTTTTCACAGGTACCAGGATTCCCCTGTTGATGATGTGGTAGTCGCCTTAGCCATCATGAGCATTCTATTAATCGGTTATAACCTACGATTAAACAAGCAGCAAAAAACGGTAATAGAGAAGCAATCGCAGGTAGAAGCTGTTCTACAAACTACGCAGGATAACCTGGAGTTGGTAGTTGCCAATAGCTCCGGCATTATCTATCACTGTGAGCCAGGAGGCGATTTCAGAATTCTTTTTATTAGTGACAATGTAACTTCTATTCTTGGCTACGATAGAGAGGAATGCTTGTTGTCCGGGTGGCACAGCAAGCATATTCACCCGGAGGATAAGCTAAGAGCAAAGGAAGAAATAGACAAGTTGTTTAAAAAAGGCACCCATTCCATTACCTATAGATTCAAGCACCAACAGGGGCATTGGGTTTGGTTACGTTCTGAACCTAAATTAATTGTAGACAATGCAGGTAATCCTACTAAGTTGGTGGGCACTTTTCGTGATGTGACTGAAGAAATTGTATCTGCAGAATTGATGCGTCAAAAGAACGAAAGATTTGAGTATGCATTTAAAGCTTCCAGGGATATTATTTATGACATCAATATACAAGACGGTACCTCGTGGTTTAGCGAAGAGTTGAATCGTTCCTTTGATTACCCTGTAGATAATATCATTGTAAATGTAGAATGGTGGAAGAGTAAGGTTCACCCGGATGACCTGCCGGAATTTCTTGAACTGATAAATGCTGCATACGAAGCTAAAAAAGCAGATTGGGTGGCTGAATACCGGTTCCAAAAGGCGGATGGTAGCTATGCAAACATCTTAAGCCGTGGTTTTATTTTGTATTCACCAGCTGGCATTCCGGTACGAAGGGTTGGTTCTATGAGCGACATCACTCTACTAAAGCAGGCTGAAGCTGACTTGATAGCCGCAAAAAATAAAGCAGAAGAATCTGTAAAAGCAAGAAGTGAGTTCCTGGCCAATATGAGCCACGAAATCCGCACACCGTTGAATGGCGTGATTGGAATGACGGAACTTGTTTTACAAAGTAAGCTTGACCTGCAGCAAAAGCATTTCCTAAAAAACATTCAATCTTCTTCTAAGATATTGTTGGAGCTTATTAATGATATCCTTGATTTCTCAAAAATAGATGCAGGCAAACTGGAACTTTCTCCTATCAATTTCTCCTTACGCGATGAAGTTTCAGAAGCACTACAGGGCCTTGGATTAAAAGCTTCATTGAAAGACTTGGAGCTTATATTTTCTATAGACCAACAAGTGCCAGACCTGTTGTTTGGTGATGCCTTGCGACTGCAGCAGATACTCACTAACCTTGTTTCTAATGCTATAAAGTTTACTGAGCAGGGAGAGGTGATCGTGCAGGCGAATTTGCAGACACTGCACAGCAACAATGAAGCGGTAATTCACTTCCGCGTTTCCGATACAGGTATAGGTATTGCGCCTGAAAAACTGACAGCGATATTTAATGAATTTACCCAAGCAGATAATTCTACTACAAGGGAGTACGGCGGCACAGGCCTTGGTCTTGCCATTACCAAACGACTGGTAGAACTATTGGGTGGAAATGTGTGGGTGGAGAGCAAGGTAGGAGAGGGAAGCACTTTCCATTTCACCATTCAAGTGACTGTACAAAATACCCAGATCAGGTCGCGCTTTTTTGCTGATGCTGCATTGGATGGCAAGCGCATATTAATAGTAGAAAAAAATAAGAATGCTGGCAATCATACCCTTCAGCTTATCCAGCAATTCAGGATGCGCGGAACTGTAGTATCAACCGGTGAAAGCGCCATATTTGAACTTAAGAAAGCTGCTCAACAAAAGGATCCATATTGCCTGGTATTGTTAGGTATAACACTAGCTGGCAAGTTGGACGGTTTTGTAACTGCAAGAGAGATCATAGCTTCTAATCTTTTACAGAACCAGCGCATCATTGTTGTTTCTATGTCGCACAAGAAAAGCGATAGAGAGCGTTTTGCAGAACTGGGTGTGCATGCATTTTTCTCAAAACCTTTTAGCCAATCAGATTTGTTGGATAGCATCCAAAGTATTTTATTATCAGGAGATCAACCTGCTGAACAGGGTGTGCTGATTTTGGATAAGGAACTTGCAGCTAACAAACCTGCAGGCAGTTTCAGAATTTTAGTGGCAGAAGATAATACCATTAACCAGGAAGTAGCAGTTAATATGCTTAGCCGGCTTGGTCATTCTGTTACTATTGCTAATAATGGTTTTGAAGCTGTAAAGGCTTTTGAAGAGGAAGAGTTCGATATCATCTTCATGGATGTGCAGATGCCTAAGATAAATGGATATGTGGCTACGGGTAAAATAAGAGAAAGTGAAAAAGACCAGGATAAGCATATTCATATCATTGGTCTTACGGCAAATGCAATGAAAGGTGATAAAGAAAAATGCATTGCAATGGGAATGGATGATTACTTAAGTAAGCCTGCTCGTTTCGATGATTTCGTGCAAGCCATTGAAAGGTTTGGAAATAAACAACCAGGTGTGATTCCAAGAACTAATAAACAATCATATTCCCCTGCGGCTATTATGAATTTGCCTGCCTTATTCGATCGGTTAGGAAAAGACGAGGAGATCTACTGCGAATTTATGAACAAGATAGCTGAACACATCAACGATACGTTTGATAGGCTGGTTCAAGCCGCGGAAGACAGGGAGCAGGAGAATATAAAATATGCAGCTCATTCGTTCAGGGGATTATGTGCCAACCTGGAGGTAAGCCGTGTATCCGAGATAACCATACGAATTGAAAAGCTTGCAGCGGAAAGAGATTTTTCTGAAATAGATAAATGCATAAATGTTCTTAATGATATACGTGCAGAAGCCTTAGAATATATTGAAGCCAATAAAGATGTAGTGCTGCATGACCAGTATGAATTTGCGTAA
- a CDS encoding response regulator transcription factor, whose translation MKILIAEDDSLILRMMELCLKKEGHDVICSKDGRDAVEKIKAQNPDLIIVDIMMPYISGLEIVGMVKQQIQPVPVIVLSAMGQQGVVDEAVKLGADHYISKPFNIQQLSSHINRLTSPAIAS comes from the coding sequence ATGAAAATTTTGATTGCTGAAGACGACTCGCTCATTTTACGAATGATGGAGTTGTGCCTAAAGAAAGAAGGCCATGATGTTATTTGTAGCAAAGACGGCCGGGATGCCGTTGAGAAAATAAAGGCTCAAAATCCTGATCTCATCATTGTAGATATTATGATGCCTTACATTTCGGGGCTTGAGATTGTTGGAATGGTAAAACAACAAATTCAGCCTGTTCCCGTTATTGTTTTATCGGCAATGGGGCAACAAGGTGTGGTGGATGAAGCAGTGAAGCTTGGAGCAGATCATTATATTTCAAAGCCGTTCAATATTCAGCAGCTGTCTTCTCATATCAATCGCCTTACAAGTCCAGCCATTGCCAGTTAA
- a CDS encoding glycosyltransferase family 2 protein: MNWSMTIWDFVTLAIFIYSSVQLLCYISIAIISVGAIKEYANKNSFIDYNLLAVSPYAPSISILAPAYNEGLNIIENVRSLLSIYYNNIELIIINDGSKDDSLQQLITAYELEKINYFVSYKIPTKEVRGVYQSKNPVHKKLVVVDKVNGGKADALNVGINIATNDYIVCIDVDCVLEQDALLKLMKPFLESTGDKVIATGGVVRIANSCEIENGKLVKVNLPDQYLPRIQALEYIRAFLLGRMAWSKLNGLLLISGAFGAFDKEIAIKAGGYNHKTVGEDMELVVRMRRYMEEKKLPYKVAFIPDPLCWTEAPNNYKILGRQRNRWTRGTIETLWLHKKMFFNPRFGILGILSYPYWFFFEMCAPGVEFIGIVAFFIMAILKLIYWQTFFAFLIFIISFGYLYSTFAVYMEVRTYNQYKKPAEIKKLFLTALTEPFVFHPFVVWSGVRGYVDKIRNKSSWGEMTRTGLNKKTS; the protein is encoded by the coding sequence ATGAATTGGTCAATGACCATATGGGATTTTGTGACGTTGGCTATTTTTATCTACTCTTCCGTGCAGCTGCTGTGTTATATTTCAATAGCTATCATATCAGTAGGTGCAATAAAAGAATATGCTAATAAAAACAGCTTTATAGATTATAATCTTTTAGCCGTTTCACCTTATGCTCCATCTATAAGTATTCTTGCGCCTGCATACAATGAAGGCTTAAATATCATTGAAAATGTCAGGTCGCTATTGTCAATTTATTACAACAATATTGAACTCATCATAATTAATGATGGCAGCAAAGATGATAGCCTGCAGCAGTTGATTACAGCATATGAATTGGAGAAGATCAATTATTTTGTTTCTTATAAAATACCGACTAAAGAGGTGAGGGGTGTTTACCAAAGTAAGAACCCTGTACACAAGAAACTGGTAGTGGTGGATAAAGTAAATGGCGGAAAAGCGGATGCTCTAAATGTTGGAATAAACATAGCCACCAATGATTACATCGTATGTATCGATGTGGATTGTGTGCTGGAGCAGGATGCATTGCTAAAGTTGATGAAGCCATTCCTGGAATCTACTGGGGATAAAGTAATAGCTACAGGTGGCGTGGTTCGTATTGCTAATTCTTGTGAAATAGAAAATGGTAAACTTGTAAAGGTGAACCTGCCAGATCAATACCTGCCGCGCATACAGGCGCTTGAGTATATTAGGGCTTTCTTGTTGGGACGCATGGCGTGGAGTAAGCTGAATGGACTGCTTCTTATTTCTGGTGCGTTCGGTGCTTTTGATAAAGAGATAGCAATTAAAGCTGGTGGATATAATCATAAAACGGTAGGCGAAGACATGGAGTTGGTAGTGAGGATGCGGCGTTACATGGAGGAAAAGAAACTGCCTTATAAAGTTGCTTTCATTCCTGATCCGCTTTGTTGGACAGAAGCACCCAATAACTACAAGATACTCGGCAGGCAACGCAACCGCTGGACAAGAGGCACGATTGAAACATTGTGGTTGCATAAAAAGATGTTCTTTAACCCACGCTTCGGTATACTTGGAATATTAAGTTATCCTTACTGGTTTTTCTTTGAAATGTGTGCGCCTGGTGTTGAGTTCATTGGCATTGTTGCTTTCTTCATCATGGCCATATTGAAATTGATTTACTGGCAAACCTTTTTCGCTTTTCTAATTTTCATCATTTCTTTTGGCTACTTGTATTCGACATTTGCTGTTTACATGGAAGTGCGAACCTATAACCAGTATAAAAAACCTGCTGAAATAAAGAAGCTGTTCTTAACAGCGCTGACGGAGCCTTTTGTATTTCATCCTTTTGTTGTGTGGAGTGGTGTAAGAGGCTATGTAGATAAAATAAGAAATAAATCAAGCTGGGGTGAAATGACAAGGACTGGTCTGAATAAAAAGACGAGTTAA
- a CDS encoding YaiO family outer membrane beta-barrel protein, whose product MKLRMLLIFSAIYVAGVLQAQQPVPTASELFHEARSAAFDQKDHVKAKALATQALSLAPFNADIQVFLGRLYAWDKQYDSSRFHLKHVLAYAPLHEDAYLAYTDLEVWNGHQQLALEVCNKGLAVYPTSVDLLVKKAGILQGLKQYQEAWQVIEQVTKQSQHHPAANALATSIKDAMAVNSVAVRYNFSHLDNLPNQPWHMASVAYTRQSSFGPITGSIHYAKRYGTNGWQAELEAYPRINKTFYSYVNFGYSPGDRVFPRSRGGLSLIANLPRGFEAEAGVRYLHFDNTTWLYTLYAGKYYKKFLFGARMYVSPNVNSSAQTFNFTGRYYLKGADDYVGISLGSGISPDDRATNIQFNNKSRLHSKQATVNFQHRVWKRNYVTLHAGFLRQAYENNVSMGQLDVMAGYQVRF is encoded by the coding sequence ATGAAATTAAGAATGCTGCTAATATTTTCTGCTATATACGTGGCTGGTGTACTACAGGCCCAGCAGCCTGTACCTACAGCCAGTGAATTATTTCATGAAGCAAGAAGTGCAGCATTTGATCAGAAGGATCATGTGAAGGCAAAAGCACTGGCAACGCAAGCGTTATCGTTAGCACCTTTCAATGCAGATATACAGGTGTTTTTGGGCAGGCTGTATGCATGGGATAAACAATACGATTCTTCCCGTTTTCATTTGAAGCATGTACTGGCTTATGCGCCCTTGCATGAAGATGCATATTTAGCTTATACTGACCTTGAGGTATGGAACGGTCATCAACAGTTGGCCCTGGAAGTTTGTAACAAAGGACTTGCTGTCTATCCCACTTCAGTTGATCTGCTGGTAAAAAAAGCTGGTATTCTGCAAGGGCTTAAACAATACCAGGAAGCATGGCAGGTGATTGAACAGGTTACAAAACAAAGTCAACATCATCCCGCTGCAAATGCACTAGCAACATCCATCAAAGATGCAATGGCAGTTAATAGTGTAGCTGTCCGTTACAACTTTTCACATCTTGATAATCTTCCTAATCAGCCATGGCATATGGCAAGTGTTGCCTATACAAGGCAAAGTTCATTTGGGCCAATTACAGGAAGTATACATTATGCAAAGAGGTATGGTACCAACGGCTGGCAAGCAGAACTGGAAGCTTATCCACGCATTAATAAGACGTTCTACAGTTATGTAAATTTTGGTTACTCTCCTGGTGATCGTGTATTCCCTCGTTCAAGGGGTGGGCTTTCATTAATTGCAAATCTGCCACGCGGTTTTGAAGCTGAAGCAGGCGTACGTTATCTTCATTTTGATAATACTACATGGCTGTATACGCTGTATGCCGGCAAGTACTACAAGAAGTTTTTATTTGGCGCCCGGATGTATGTATCACCTAATGTAAATAGCAGTGCACAAACTTTTAATTTCACTGGCAGGTACTATCTAAAAGGTGCTGATGATTATGTGGGCATATCATTAGGTTCAGGTATATCTCCTGATGATCGTGCTACTAATATCCAGTTCAACAACAAAAGCAGGTTACACTCAAAGCAGGCAACAGTTAATTTTCAGCATCGTGTATGGAAGAGGAATTATGTTACTCTCCACGCTGGATTTTTGCGCCAGGCTTATGAGAACAATGTATCAATGGGACAGCTGGATGTTATGGCTGGCTACCAGGTACGCTTCTAA